In one window of Camelina sativa cultivar DH55 chromosome 15, Cs, whole genome shotgun sequence DNA:
- the LOC104746409 gene encoding hexokinase-4-like has translation MGRFLVTLAAATAVVACSVATMVVRRRMKWRRKWRKVVGILKDLEEACETPLGRLRQMVDAIAVEMQAGLVSEGGSKLKMLLTFVDDLPNGSERGTYYALHLGGSYFRIIRVHLGGQRSTLEVQDIERHSIPTSLMNSTSEVLFDFLASSLQMFIEKEGNMVNLAQPVKRELAFTFSFPVKQTSLSSGVLIKWTKGFAISEMAGEDIAECLQGALNKRGLDIRVAALVNDTVGALSFGHFHDPDTIAAVVFGTGSNACYLERTDAIIKCQNPRTTSGSMVVNMEWGNFWSSRLPRTSYDIELDAESMNSNDMGFEKMIGGMYLGDIVRRVILRMSQESDIFGPISSILSTPFILRTNSVSAMHEDDTPELLEVARILKDLGVAEVPLKVRKLVVKICDVVTRRAARLAAAGIAGILKKVGRDGSGGGRRSDKQIMRRTVVAVEGGLYLNYRMFREYMDEALRDILGEDVAQHVVVKAMEDGSSIGSALLLASSQSVQTIQSV, from the exons ATGGGGAGGTTTTTGGTGACGTTGGCAGCAGCTACGGCTGTGGTGGCTTGTTCTGTGGCCACAATGGTGGTGAGAAGGAGGATGAAATGGAGGAGGAAGTGGAGGAAGGTGGTGGGGATACTTAAGGATTTGGAGGAAGCGTGTGAGACTCCCTTGGGAAGGTTGAGACAGATGGTTGATGCTATAGCTGTGGAGATGCAAGCTGGTTTGGTTTCTGAAGGAGGGTCCAAGCTTAAAATGTTGCTTACTTTTGTTGATGATCTTCCCAATGG GAGCGAGAGGGGAACTTATTATGCACTTCATCTTGGAGGCTCTTACTTTAGGATTATAAGGGTTCATCTAGGTGGCCAAAGATCTACTCTTGAAGTTCAAGATATTGAACGACATTCTATACCAACATCGTTGATGAATAGCACCAGCGAG GTTCTCTTTGACTTTCTAGCATCATCCTTGCAGATGTTTAttgaaaaagaaggaaacatgGTCAATTTAGCACAACCTGTAAAAAGGGAACTTGCATTTACGTTTTCTTTCCCAGTCAAGCAAACATCTCTCTCTTCAGGAGTTCTAATTAAATGGACCAAAGGTTTTGCAATTAGTGAAATG GCTGGGGAAGACATTGCTGAATGTCTACAAGGAGCGTTGAACAAGAGAGGGCTAGATATTCGTGTTGCAGCTCTT GTGAATGATACTGTTGGGGCTCTATCATTTGGACATTTTCACGACCCAGATACAATTGCCGCTGTTGTCTTTGGAACAGGTAGTAATGCTTGTTACCTTGAACGAACTGATGCCATAATCAAGTGTCAAAACCCGCGCACAACTTCTGGAAGCATG GTGGTCAATATGGAGTGGGGAAACTTTTGGTCATCCCGTCTGCCAAGAACATCATATGATATTGAGTTGGATGCAGAGAGTATGAATTCAAATGACATG GGATTTGAGAAGATGATAGGAGGGATGTATCTCGGCGACATTGTCCGCAGAGTAATTCTTCGCATGTCACAAGAGTCCGATATCTTTGGACCCATCTCATCCATTTTATCGACACCTTTCATTCTAAG AACAAATTCTGTCTCAGCAATGCATGAAGATGACACACCCGAGTTACTAGAAGTAGCAAGAATCTTGAAAGATTTAGGG GTAGCAGAGGTACCATTGAAGGTGAGGAAACTTGTAGTAAAGATATGTGATGTGGTGACCCGCAGAGCGGCCAGGCTAGCAGCAGCAGGGATTGCAGGAATCTTGAAGAAGGTAGGGAGAGATGGGAGcggaggaggaaggagaagcGATAAGCAGATAATGAGAAGAACAGTTGTGGCAGTAGAAGGAGGTCTGTATTTAAATTACAGGATGTTCAGAGAGTACATGGACGAAGCTCTGAGAGATATATTGGGAGAAGATGTAGCTCAACACGTAGTGGTTAAGGCCATGGAAGATGGTTCCAGCATTGGTTCTGCATTGTTACTGGCTTCGTCACAAAGTGTTCAAACCATACAATCCGTATGA
- the LOC104746410 gene encoding T-complex protein 1 subunit alpha: MSISAQNPDISGDRQSGQDVRTHNVMACQAISNIVKTSLGPVGLDKMMVDDIGDVTITNDGATILRMLEVEHPAAKVLVELAELQDREVGDGTTSVVIVAAELLKRANDLVRNKIHPTSIISGYRLAMRESCKYIEEKLVTKVEKLGKVPLINCAKTSMSSKLISGDSDFFANLVVEAVLSVKMTNQRGEIKYPIKGINILKAHGQSARDSYLLNGYALNTGRAAQGMPLRVSPAKIACLDFNLQKTKMQLGVQVVVNDPRELEKIRQREADMTKERIEKLLKAGANVILTTKGIDDMALKYFVEAGAIAVRRVRKEDMRHVAKATGATLVTTFADMEGEETFDPAHLGSADEVVEERIADDDVILIKGTKTSSAVSLILRGANDYMLDEMERALHDSLCIVKRTLESNTVVAGGGAVESALSVYLEHLATTLGSREQLAIAEFADALLIIPKVLAVNAAKDATELVAKLRAYHHTAQTKADKKHYSSMGLDLVNGTIRNNLEAGVIEPAMSKVKIIQFATEAAITILRIDDMIKLVKDESQGEE, from the exons ATGTCGATCTCCGCTCAAAATCCGGATATTTCCGGGGATAGACAATCCGGCCAAGATGTTCGTACTCATAACG TGATGGCTTGTCAAGCTATTTCGAATATAGTTAAGACCTCACTTGGTCCCGTGGGACTCGACAAG ATGATGGTGGATGATATTGGTGATGTAACCATTACAAATGATGGTGCTACTATTCTTAGGATGTTAGAGGTCGAACACCCTGCTGCTAAG GTTCTTGTCGAGTTAGCTGAACTCCAGGACAGAGAAGTTGGTGATGGGACTACATCCGTTGTTATTGTAGCTGCTGAGTTGCTCAAG AGGGCAAATGATTTGGTCAGGAATAAAATACATCCAACATCAATTATCAGTGGATACAGG CTAGCGATGAGAGAATCTTGCAAATACATAGAAGAGAAGCTAGTAACGAAG GTTGAAAAGCTTGGAAAAGTTCCATTGATAAACTGTGCTAAAACCAGCATGTCCTCCAAATTGATCTCTGGAGACAGCGACTTCTTTGCTAATTTG GTTGTGGAAGCCGTTCTGTCAGTAAAGATGACAAATCAACGGGGAGAGATAAAATACCCTATCAAG GGAATTAATATTCTGAAAGCTCATGGGCAAAGTGCAAGAGACAGCTATTTGCTGAATGGATATGCACTCAATACTGGTCGTGCTGCCCAAGGGATGCCATTACGAGTTTCCCCAGCAAAGATTGCTTGCCTTGACTTCAATCTTCAGAAGACGAAGATGCAGTTAGGTGTCCAAGTTGTTGTCAACGACCCACGAGAGCTTGAAAAAATCCGTCAAAG AGAAGCTGACATGACCAAAGAGCGAATAGAGAAACTTCTTAAAGCTGGAGCAAATGTAATTCTGACCACGAAGGGTATAGACGACATGGCACTTAAA TATTTTGTAGAGGCAGGAGCTATTGCTGTCAGGCGTGTGCGCAAAGAAGACATGCGCCATGTTGCGAAGGCGACAGGAGCAACCCTG gTCACCACTTTTGCTGACATGGAGGGCGAAGAAACATTTGATCCAGCACACCTTGGATCTGCTGACGAGGTTGTGGAAGAGAGAATCGCTGATGATGATGTTATATTGATTAAAGGAACCAAAACAAGCAGTGCG GTTTCGTTGATCTTAAGAGGTGCAAATGACTACATGCTTGATGAGATGGAGAGAGCACTGCACGACTCTTTATGTATTGTCAAGAGGACCCTTGAGTCCAACACG GTGGTTGCGGGTGGAGGTGCAGTTGAATCTGCATTGTCTGTGTATCTGGAGCACCTTGCTACAACCTTGGGCTCTCGCGAACAATTAGCAATTGCTGAATTTGCTGATGCTCTACTGATTATTCCAAAG GTTCTTGCTGTAAATGCCGCTAAGGATGCAACCGAGTTGGTAGCTAAACTAAGAGCGTACCACCACACTGCACAAACAAAGGCTGATAAGAAGCACTATTCAAG CATGGGACTTGATCTCGTAAACGGAACCATCCGTAACAATTTGGAAGCAGGAGTAATCGAACCGGCTATGAGCAAAGTGAAAATTATCCAG TTTGCAACAGAGGCAGCCATCACAATTCTGCGAATTGACGACATGATCAAACTGGTGAAGGATGAGAGCCAAGGCGAAGAGTAA
- the LOC104746411 gene encoding ubiquitin-conjugating enzyme E2 19 translates to MATVNGYTGNTPAATTPVATGSKQPAPPSKTVDSQSVLKRLQSELMGLMMGGDPGISAFPEEDNIFCWKGTITGSKDTVFEGTEYRLSLSFSNDYPFKAPKVKFETCCFHPNVDLYGNICLDILQDKWSSAYDVRTILLSIQSLLGEPNISSPLNNQAAQLWSNQEEYRKMVEKLYKPLNA, encoded by the exons ATGGCGACGGTTAATGGGTACACAGGAAATACTCCGGCGGCGACTACGCCGGTAGCCACTGGATCAAAGCAACCTGCTCCTCCGTCTAAGACCGTCGATAGCCAATCCGTTCTCAAAAG GCTGCAGTCTGAACTAATGGGCTTGATG ATGGGAGGTGATCCTGGGATCTCGGCTTTTCCAGAGGAAGACAACATATTCTGCTGGAAAGGAACTATCACAGGGAGTAAAGACACTGTGTTTGAAGGAACTGAGTACAGACTTTCGCTCTCTTTCTCAAACGATTATCCTTTTAAAGCTCCCAAAGTTAAGTTTGAGACGTGTTGCTTCCACCCCAATGTGGATCTTTATGGCAATATTTGCTTGGACATTCTTCAG GATAAATGGTCTTCTGCTTATGATGTGAGGACGATATTACTCTCAATTCAGAGCCTTCTTGGAG AACCGAACATCAGCTCACCATTGAACAATCAAGCAGCTCAGCTTTGGAGCAATCAAGAAG AGTATAGGAAGATGGTTGAGAAGCTCTACAAGCCTTTAAACGCATGA
- the LOC104746412 gene encoding uncharacterized protein LOC104746412 → MEALYAKLYDKYIKLKKKEISEFDAVNKGVEEKFLKFVAASEELMEHLKSEKQDLLERVEKMRTEMDSIRSDRDDKCLEYQNLNRELKEEKQKNKALTEENVKLKEQIQEGHLRNFEDQSGKKQETITPETARVTTRSMRKRSRLSEDMVEETDMVSPHINNHHKPKETLLVSQPQCCKTTNDGSSNSASCIFQALGEQLLGMELSTSNNEGEHVIHLLHPTTGLSFSLTFVSSGEEPEWLYKVASLGTLQRVVPEWMREVIMFSTSMFPVFFERVSKVIKLY, encoded by the exons ATGGAAGCTCTCTACGCCAAGCTCTACGACAAATACATCAAACTCAAG AAGAAGGAAATTTCCGAATTCGATGCAGTTAATAAGGGAGTTGAAGAGAAGTTCCTCAAATTTGTTGCAG CTTCGGAGGAGTTGATGGAGCATTTGAAAAGTGAAAAGCAGGATTTGCTGGAGAGAGTTGAGAAAATGAGGACTGAAATGGATTCAATCAG ATCTGACAGGGACGACAAGTGTCTGGAGTATCAAAATCTTAATCGTGAGCtcaaggaagaaaaacaaaaga ataaAGCACTTACTGAAGAAAATGTCAAGCTAAAAGAGCAGATCCAAGAGGGACATCTTCGCAACTTCGAAGATCAAAGTGGGAAAAAACAAGAGACTATAACACCTGAAACTGCTCGAGTTACAACGAGAAGCATGAGAAAACGTAGCAGACTGTCAGAAGATATGGTGGAGGAAACGGATATGGTATCACCTCACATTAACAACCATCATAAACCAAAG GAAACTCTCTTGGTTTCTCAGCCACAATGCTGCAAAACAACCAATGATGGATCAAGTAATTCTGCTAGTTGTATATTTCAAGCTCTTGGTGAACAGTTGCTAGGAATGGAATTGTCAACTAGTAATAATGAAGGCGAACACGTAATTCATCTGTTGCATCCAACAACTG GTTTATCCTTCAGCCTAACTTTTGTGTCATCTGGTGAAGAACCTGAGTGGCTTTACAAGGTTGCATCGCTCGGAACACTCCAAAGAGTGGTACCAGAATGGATGAGAGAGGTTATAATGTTCAGCACAAGTATGTTTCCTGTGTTCTTTGAAAGAGTCTCTAAAGTCATTAAGCTCTATTAA
- the LOC104748355 gene encoding cytochrome P450 705A5-like encodes MAAMIILGFQNCSTFIFLCLLTVICYYLFFKKPNGSRRGFDLPPSPPSLPIIGHLHLLLSTLTHKSLQKLSSKYGPLLHLRIFNIPIVLISSASMAHEIFKNQDENISSRGPAPIDDSLFAGSSSVISSSYGDHWKFMKKLMVTKLLGVQALERSRDVRADELERFYTSLLDKAMKEEPVEIGKEAVKFVNNSICKMIMGRSCSEENGEAERLRALATKSLSLGKKIVLGSVFKKLGISLFKEEIMTVSNRLNEMFERFLVEHEKKRDMHQETDLMIGTLLAAYGDDDTEYKITRNHIKTMLADLLFAGTDTSAQAIQWAMAEMINNPNILERLRGEIDSVIGETRLVQETDLPNLPYLQAVVKEVLRLHPPGTVLGRISQKGFRMVGFDVPEETPLVVNLYAIMRDPDYWEDPEEFKPDRFLLASSRTREEEERREEAFKYIPFGSGRRGCPGANLAYVFLGAGIGMMVQGFEWRNKGDEKINMEEAVIGLSLTMAHPPKLTPVVRTTNPLSLNQSS; translated from the exons ATGGCAGCAATGATCATCCTTGGCTTTCAAAACTGCTCCACCTTCATCTTCCTCTGCCTCTTGACAGTCATTTGTTACTATCTTTTCTTCAAGAAACCAAACGGCTCAAGACGTGGCTTTGACCTACCTCCGAGCCCTCCTTCTCTCCCAATCATTGGTCATCTTCACCTTCTCCTCTCTACTCTTACCCACAAGTCTCTTCAGAAACTCTCATCCAAGTATGGACCTCTCCTCCATCTCCGCATCTTCAACATACCCATTGTCCTCATATCCTCCGCCTCCATGGCTCACGAGATCTTTAAGAATCAGGACGAGAACATCTCCTCTCGTGGTCCCGCTCCCATCGATGATTCTCTTTTTGCCGGATCTTCAAGCGTCATCTCCTCTTCCTATGGAGATCACTGGAAGTTCATGAAGAAGCTCATGGTCACAAAGCTTCTCGGAGTACAGGCACTCGAGCGGTCAAGAGACGTTCGTGCAGATGAGCTAGAGCGGTTTTATACAAGCCTGCTCGATAAGGCGATGAAGGAGGAGCCAGTTGAGATTGGTAAAGAAGCGGTGAAGTTCGTTAACAACAGCATTTGCAAGATGATCATGGGGAGGAGCTGTTCAGAGGAGAACGGTGAGGCAGAGAGACTCAGGGCTTTGGCTACCAAATCTCTTTCCTTGGGAAAGAAGATTGTATTGGGATCCGTGTTTAAGAAGCTCGGAATCTCACTGTTCAAAGAGGAGATAATGACTGTTTCCAACAGATTAAATGAGATGTTCGAAAGGTTTCTTGTGGAACACGAAAAGAAAAGGGACATGCATCAAGAAACGGACTTGATGATCGGCACGTTGTTGGCAGCTTATGGAGACGATGACACAGAGTACAAGATCACTAGAAACCATATCAAGACGATGTTGGCG GATCTTTTATTTGCAGGCACGGATACCTCGGCCCAAGCAATACAGTGGGCAATGGCGGAGATGATTAACAACCCTAACATTCTCGAGAGATTGAGAGGAGAAATCGATTCTGTGATAGGGGAAACAAGGTTGGTTCAAGAAACCGATCTACCAAATCTGCCATATCTGCAAGCGGTGGTTAAGGAAGTACTAAGACTGCACCCGCCGGGAACTGTCTTGGGAAGGATCTCCCAGAAAGGGTTTAGGATGGTAGGGTTTGACGTACCGGAGGAGACACCACTTGTTGTTAATCTTTATGCTATAATGAGAGATCCAGATTACTGGGAAGATCCAGAGGAGTTTAAGCCAGATAGATttcttctagcttcttcaagaacaagggaagaggaggagagaagagaggaagcaTTCAAGTACATTCCTTTTGGTAGTGGAAGGAGAGGCTGTCCTGGAGCAAATTTAGCTTATGTCTTTCTAGGAGCTGGTATTGGGATGATGGTGCAGGGATTTGAGTGGAGAAACAAAGGAGATGAGAAGATTAACATGGAAGAGGCTGTTATAGGACTGAGTTTGACCATGGCTCATCCTCCTAAGCTCACCCCTGTTGTTCGAACAACAAACCCCTTATCATTGAATCAGAGTTCGTGA